One region of Gorilla gorilla gorilla isolate KB3781 chromosome 13, NHGRI_mGorGor1-v2.1_pri, whole genome shotgun sequence genomic DNA includes:
- the INPP5E gene encoding phosphatidylinositol polyphosphate 5-phosphatase type IV isoform X5, with protein sequence MPSKAENLRPSEPAPQPPEGRTLQGQLPGAPLAQRAGSPPDAPGSESPALACSTPATPSGEDPPARAAPITPRPPARPRLERALSLDDKGWRRRRFRGSQEDLEARNGTSPSRGSVQSEGPGAPAHSCSPPCLSTSLQEIPKSRGVLSSERGSPSSGGNPLSGVASSSPNLPHRDAAVAGSSPRLPSLLPPRPPPALSLDIASDSLRTANKVDSDLADYKLRAQPLLVRAHSSLGPGRPRSPLACDDCSLRSAKSSFSLLAPIRSKDVRSRSYLEGSLLASGALLGADELARYFPDRNVALFVATWNMQGQKVSGGAGPPHAPSFQELPPSLDEFLLPAEADYAQDLYVIGVQEGCSDRREWETRLQETLGPHYVLLSSAAHGVLYMSLFIRRDLIWFCSEVECSTVTTRIVSQIKTKGALGISFTFFGTSFLFITSHFTSGDGKVAERLLDYTRTVQALALPRNVPDTNPYRSSAADVTTRFDEVFWFGDFNFRLSGGRTVVDALLCQGLVVDVPALLQHDQLIREMRKGSIFKGFQEPDIHFLPSYKFDIGKDTYDSTSKQRTPSYTDRVLYRSRHKGDICPVSYSSCPGIKTSDHRPVYGLFRVKVRPGRDKN encoded by the exons ATGCCGTCCAAGGCGGAGAATCTGCGGCCCTCGGAGCCGGCCCCGCAGCCGCCGGAAGGGAGGACGCTCCAAGGACAGCTTCCCGGCGCTCCGCTGGCCCAGCGCGCGGGGTCCCCACCCGATGCTCCGGGATCCGAGAGCCCCGCGCTTGCCTGCAGCACTCCGGCCACGCCCAGCGGCGAGGACCCGCCAGCCCGAGCAGCACCCATCACCCCGCGGCCCCCCGCCAGGCCTCGACTGGAGCGAGCCCTGTCCCTGGACGACaagggctggaggaggaggcgTTTTCGAGGCAGCCAGGAGGACCTGGAAGCCCGGAATGGGACCAGTCCCTCCAGGGGCTCAGTGCAGAGCGAGGGCCCCGGGGCCCCCGCCCACAGCTGCTCCCCGCCCTGCCTGAGCACCTCCTTGCAGGAAATCCCCAAGTCCCGCGGGGTCCTGAGCAGTGAGAGAGGGAGCCCGTCCTCGGGGGGTAATCCTCTCTCTGGGGTGGCCAGCAGCTCCCCGAACCTCCCGCACAGAGACGCCGCCGTGGCGGGGAGCTCGCCCAGGCTGCCCAGCCTGCTGCCCCCGCGCCCACCGCCTGCCCTGAGCCTGGACATCGCCTCCGACTCCCTGAGGACAGCAAACAAGGTCGACTCGGATCTTGCAGACTACAAGCTCCGCGCGCAGCCGCTCCTGGTGCGGGCCCACAGCAGCCTGGGCCCCGGCCGGCCCCGGAGCCCCCTGGCCTGCGACGACTGTTCCCTTCGCTCGGCCAaatcctccttcagcctcctggcGCCCATCCGCAGCAAGGACGTCCGCAGCAG GAGTTACCTGGAGGGCAGCCTCCTGGCCAGCGGGGCCCTGTTGGGGGCGGATGAGCTGGCCCGCTACTTCCCAGACCGGAACGTGGCACTCTTCGTGGCCACCTGGAACATGCAGGGCCAGAAG GTTTCGGGAGGAGCAGGCCCACCACATGCTCCCTCCTTCCAGGAGCTCCCACCCAGCCTGGACGAGTTCCTGCTCCCAGCCGAGGCCGACTATGCCCAGGACCTGTATGTCATCGGGGTCCAGGAGGGCTGTTCTGACAG GCGGGAGTGGGAGACTCGTCTGCAGGAGACGCTGGGCCCGCACTATGTGCTGCTGTCCTCGGCGGCCCACGGCGTGCTCTACATGTCGCTCTTCATCCGCAGGGACCTCATCTGGTTCTGCTCAG AGGTGGAGTGCTCCACGGTGACCACACGCATCGTGTCTCAGATCAAGACCAAGGGGGCCTTGGGCATCAGCTTCACCTTTTTTGGCACCTCCTTCCTCTTCATCACGTCCCACTTCACCT CAGGCGACGGGAAGGTGGCGGAGCGGCTGCTGGACTACACCAGGACCGTGcaagccctggccctgcccagaaATGTGCCTGACACCAACCCCTATCGCTCCAGCGCAG CGGACGTCACCACCCGCTTCGATGAGGTGTTCTGGTTTGGAGACTTCAACTTCCGCCTGAGTGGCGGGCGCACAGTCGTGGACGCCCTCCTGTGCCAGGGCCTGGTGGTGGACGTGCCGGCGCTGCTGCAGCACGACCAGCTCATCCGGGAGATGCGGAAAG GGTCCATCTTCAAGGGCTTCCAGGAGCCGGACATCCACTTCCTCCCATCATACAAGTTTGACATCGGGAAGGACACGTACGACAGCACCTCCAAGCAGAGGACGCCCTCATACACG GACCGCGTCTTGTACAGAAGCCGCCACAAGGGTGACATCTGTCCTGTGAGCTACTCTTCCTGCCCCGGGATCAAGACGTCCGACCACCGCCCTGTGTATGGCCTCTTCCGGGTGAAAGTGAGGCCGGGGCGAGACAA GAATTAA